Proteins from a genomic interval of Nostoc sp. TCL240-02:
- a CDS encoding helix-turn-helix domain-containing protein → MNITVDVTPIAAFRWNEENAQKLRELRDKAGYSRQKLSDAVGVSVAYIQQLETPHVFINKPKKPTQMTVSTEILEKLCAALDGDITSLIWNIDYNG, encoded by the coding sequence ATGAATATTACAGTAGATGTAACACCCATCGCTGCGTTTAGGTGGAATGAAGAAAATGCCCAAAAACTCAGGGAGCTAAGAGACAAAGCTGGATATAGTAGACAAAAGCTATCTGATGCTGTGGGAGTTTCTGTGGCTTATATTCAGCAGTTAGAGACTCCTCACGTCTTTATTAACAAACCAAAAAAACCAACTCAGATGACTGTTAGTACAGAAATTCTAGAGAAACTTTGTGCTGCTTTAGATGGGGATATCACTTCACTTATTTGGAACATAGATTACAACGGTTAA
- a CDS encoding DUF1257 domain-containing protein translates to MSHFSTVKTKLTNRECLVQALTDLNLSPQVHETAQSLKGYYGGSQGQSAEIIVSGRTIKARADIGFKWNHSSGVYDVIHDSYETVPKLGKDFFSNKLMLVYGQRMVRAKAAELQEKFGECAIAESTNGSVQTLRLTFAGHQEVKQYTRR, encoded by the coding sequence ATGTCACACTTCTCAACCGTTAAAACCAAACTTACTAACCGCGAATGTTTAGTACAAGCCCTCACGGATCTAAACCTATCACCGCAAGTACATGAAACAGCACAATCACTAAAAGGATACTACGGTGGCTCTCAAGGACAAAGCGCTGAAATCATCGTATCTGGTCGCACCATAAAAGCCCGTGCAGACATCGGTTTCAAATGGAATCATTCAAGCGGCGTGTACGACGTAATACATGACAGTTACGAGACAGTTCCGAAGCTGGGCAAAGACTTTTTCAGCAATAAACTAATGCTGGTTTATGGACAACGGATGGTTCGTGCCAAAGCTGCCGAGTTACAAGAAAAATTTGGTGAATGTGCGATCGCTGAATCAACTAACGGGAGCGTGCAAACTCTAAGGCTAACTTTTGCTGGACATCAAGAAGTTAAACAGTATACACGGAGATAA
- a CDS encoding DUF2997 domain-containing protein — translation MERSILIHFDNATGEVRVEAEGFEGLSCLSATQPFEKALGVVEGDHIFKEESAPQLRTTNSTQTRLRQ, via the coding sequence ATGGAACGTTCAATACTGATTCATTTCGACAATGCTACAGGTGAAGTTCGAGTGGAAGCGGAGGGATTTGAGGGGCTGAGTTGTTTATCGGCTACGCAACCATTTGAGAAAGCACTTGGGGTTGTGGAGGGCGATCACATTTTCAAAGAAGAATCAGCACCACAACTTCGGACTACAAACAGCACTCAAACACGTTTACGTCAGTAA
- a CDS encoding AAA family ATPase, whose product MKLSNLLSTLDSQIPIAAVDVLSPDEATIIQWLTTEANNKLNSPVFFWNLGVSTLEQCLIAADGGLVFKPVPEYKRPPQADPLLYVFDYIANFSGDGVFILGDIHSFIGKNSPTFSWEIVSKVKNLYHRLKPTDKRIVLLGQNIQLHESLIRLIPYCEIPLPGVEQILEHINSYLHDLQQSATEQELTFTISLENAEKETLSRAALGLTLEEISDFLRLTVKENLTNDGVVVDANFIPKAVEYKTRLLSQMGIELGKPATIPFGGLDLLREWLNRRRRLFTQEARSLSLPQPKGVLLAGPPGTGKSHCAKNIASILNLPLLQLDIASLLGSLVGESEGNVRRALKTAEAIAPCILWIDEIEKALSGSGDTSGVSQRILGNILTFMSESQSGVFVVATCNDPSALPSELKRKGRFDENFFVDLPTEPERVQILQIHLQRFGIHLESEYLEAIATSTAKFSGAELETLASEAALLAFDEGRLQQVTLADLETCRQTITPLAIQDAAAVDRMQVWASTSRRASSPVVAAKTQSLRTAKFRNMN is encoded by the coding sequence ATGAAACTCTCAAATCTGCTCTCCACGCTCGATTCACAAATCCCTATCGCTGCTGTTGATGTCCTGTCTCCTGATGAAGCGACCATCATACAATGGCTGACTACAGAAGCAAACAACAAACTAAACAGTCCTGTCTTCTTCTGGAATCTGGGAGTATCCACCCTGGAGCAATGTTTAATTGCAGCAGATGGGGGATTGGTGTTTAAGCCAGTGCCAGAGTACAAAAGACCTCCACAGGCTGATCCTCTGTTATACGTGTTTGATTACATTGCGAATTTTAGTGGTGATGGAGTCTTCATCTTAGGTGACATTCACTCGTTCATTGGGAAAAATTCGCCAACATTCTCTTGGGAGATTGTTAGCAAGGTTAAAAATCTCTACCATCGTCTCAAGCCGACTGATAAACGCATTGTGCTGCTGGGTCAAAACATTCAATTACACGAGTCACTTATACGCTTAATTCCTTACTGCGAAATTCCTCTGCCGGGAGTTGAGCAAATACTTGAACATATCAATTCTTATTTACATGATTTACAACAGTCTGCTACTGAACAGGAATTGACTTTCACTATTTCTCTAGAAAATGCTGAAAAAGAAACTCTTTCTCGTGCAGCACTGGGCTTAACTTTAGAAGAAATCAGTGATTTTCTGCGGTTAACTGTCAAAGAAAACTTAACTAATGATGGTGTCGTCGTTGATGCTAATTTCATCCCTAAAGCCGTCGAGTACAAAACTCGGCTACTGTCTCAAATGGGTATTGAGTTGGGGAAACCAGCTACCATTCCCTTTGGCGGTTTGGATTTGCTACGCGAGTGGTTGAATCGTCGCCGCCGTCTGTTTACGCAAGAGGCGCGAAGCTTAAGTTTACCCCAACCCAAAGGTGTATTGCTGGCTGGGCCACCCGGAACAGGAAAATCTCACTGTGCCAAAAACATCGCTAGTATACTCAATCTACCACTTCTGCAACTCGACATTGCGTCCCTCTTGGGCAGTCTGGTAGGCGAGTCTGAGGGCAATGTGCGTCGTGCCTTGAAGACTGCCGAGGCGATCGCACCCTGCATCCTGTGGATTGACGAAATAGAAAAAGCCCTTTCTGGCAGTGGTGACACGAGTGGAGTTTCACAGAGGATTTTGGGCAATATTCTCACGTTTATGTCCGAATCTCAGTCTGGTGTGTTCGTTGTTGCTACCTGCAATGATCCTTCAGCATTACCGTCTGAGCTAAAGAGGAAAGGCCGATTTGATGAAAATTTCTTTGTTGATCTTCCCACGGAGCCAGAACGAGTGCAAATCCTACAGATTCATCTACAACGCTTTGGCATTCACCTGGAATCCGAGTATTTGGAAGCGATCGCAACTTCCACCGCGAAATTCTCCGGCGCTGAATTAGAAACTCTCGCATCTGAAGCCGCACTGTTGGCATTCGATGAGGGTAGACTGCAGCAGGTAACGCTTGCTGACCTGGAAACCTGTCGTCAAACCATTACCCCGCTTGCCATTCAGGATGCGGCGGCAGTTGATCGAATGCAGGTGTGGGCATCGACCTCACGACGGGCTAGTAGTCCTGTGGTTGCGGCGAAAACTCAGTCTCTCAGAACTGCCAAGTTTCGCAACATGAATTGA
- a CDS encoding WGR domain-containing protein, translated as METYLVFVDAVNNSNKFWSAKVEDNSLIVEWGRVGYNSQKKVHSLLSHQQAVFKFHNLVAEKNLRATEKVSHKWMANAVFQISDERYNY; from the coding sequence ATGGAAACATATCTTGTTTTTGTTGACGCTGTTAACAACAGTAACAAATTCTGGAGTGCAAAAGTTGAAGACAATAGTTTAATTGTTGAATGGGGACGAGTGGGTTACAACTCCCAGAAGAAAGTACATTCTCTCTTAAGCCATCAACAGGCTGTCTTTAAATTTCACAATCTGGTAGCCGAAAAAAATCTAAGGGCTACAGAGAAAGTCAGCCACAAATGGATGGCGAACGCAGTATTTCAGATATCAGACGAGCGATACAATTACTGA
- a CDS encoding response regulator, which yields MSNLQSDLNSLLHLAGIKIFLVEDEPDIAELLLFILEKEGAEVITFMDAEEALSMIELFNPDILLSNVLLPNHDGNWLIEQVRIHSNSLVRQLPAIAITSYTREVSSSKAIDAGWL from the coding sequence ATGAGCAATCTACAAAGTGATTTAAATTCGCTTCTGCATCTTGCTGGAATTAAGATTTTTTTGGTAGAGGATGAGCCTGATATTGCAGAATTGCTGCTCTTCATTCTGGAAAAAGAAGGTGCAGAAGTCATCACCTTTATGGACGCAGAAGAAGCCTTGTCCATGATCGAATTGTTCAATCCCGATATTCTATTATCGAATGTTTTGTTGCCTAATCATGATGGAAACTGGTTGATTGAGCAAGTTCGGATACATTCAAACTCATTAGTACGGCAGTTACCAGCAATCGCCATAACTTCTTATACACGGGAAGTCTCAAGTAGCAAGGCAATAGATGCTGGCTGGCTTTAA
- a CDS encoding helix-turn-helix transcriptional regulator, with translation MQLECRLAYHFARAFKVTTGLSPYQYVLRCRLELAQKLLQNQKRELAQVAAEAGFGNQSHMTSVFQRMLHTTPKRYQQKMSSITASGRIERSTI, from the coding sequence TTGCAGCTTGAATGCCGATTAGCTTATCATTTTGCACGAGCATTTAAAGTTACAACTGGACTATCACCTTATCAATACGTCCTGCGATGTCGCCTGGAACTTGCTCAAAAACTCTTACAAAACCAAAAGCGCGAACTAGCACAGGTAGCCGCAGAAGCGGGATTTGGCAACCAGAGTCACATGACTTCTGTCTTTCAACGAATGCTACACACAACTCCAAAGCGTTATCAGCAAAAAATGAGTAGTATTACGGCTAGTGGTCGGATAGAGAGGTCAACCATTTAG
- a CDS encoding IS630 family transposase yields the protein MPPPAKNFLTQEQVSKLQEALKESNLPHIRERILIILLQNDGKPQHEIAKFLGCSHRTVAYWCMHGDPDNLETLHNKREYEHWRKATPEYIELLLKTVAQEPSSLGYEFGKWTAERLATYLTEKTGIDLSSSQVRRILKRKKYSYIWAKYDLKDKQNPVDRAKFKEKLTQYLLIAREQPERLQVWFWDESGFSLRVIRRKNWSKKGKRKNVPGQRRCGRVNVMGAIRELDRKRVCFFVKKGNADIFYEQLQLLFELIKQEWISKGNLGEDFVKSGPKIILVLDNASFHKRKDIIAKISEEFPNFVLEFLPPYSPDYNIIELVWHSCKEYIAHRLFKSVDELKSLLDKLLNQGELVIKWHRQIKNKGNLSYIAA from the coding sequence ATGCCGCCACCAGCCAAGAACTTTTTAACACAGGAGCAAGTCAGCAAGCTACAGGAAGCTCTAAAAGAGAGCAACCTACCGCATATTAGGGAAAGAATTCTAATTATTCTTCTGCAAAATGATGGGAAGCCACAACACGAAATTGCAAAATTTTTAGGCTGTTCGCATAGAACAGTGGCATATTGGTGTATGCATGGAGATCCAGATAATTTAGAAACCTTACATAATAAAAGAGAGTACGAACATTGGCGAAAAGCCACTCCTGAATATATTGAACTTTTATTAAAAACTGTTGCTCAAGAACCCTCATCATTAGGTTACGAATTTGGGAAATGGACAGCAGAAAGATTAGCTACTTATTTAACCGAGAAAACAGGTATTGATTTAAGTAGCTCTCAAGTGAGGAGGATATTAAAGCGAAAAAAGTATAGTTATATTTGGGCTAAATATGATCTAAAGGATAAACAAAATCCAGTAGATAGAGCAAAATTTAAAGAAAAACTTACCCAATATTTATTGATTGCACGAGAACAGCCAGAGCGTCTACAGGTATGGTTTTGGGACGAGAGCGGGTTTAGTTTACGTGTAATTCGACGCAAGAATTGGAGTAAAAAAGGAAAACGTAAAAATGTTCCAGGGCAACGGCGTTGTGGTCGGGTTAATGTGATGGGAGCAATCCGAGAATTAGACCGAAAGCGGGTATGCTTTTTCGTGAAAAAAGGTAATGCAGATATTTTTTACGAGCAATTACAACTATTATTTGAATTAATTAAACAGGAGTGGATAAGTAAAGGAAACCTTGGCGAAGATTTTGTAAAATCTGGGCCGAAGATTATTTTAGTTTTAGATAATGCTAGTTTTCATAAACGCAAAGACATTATAGCTAAAATATCTGAAGAGTTCCCAAATTTTGTTTTAGAGTTTTTACCCCCTTACAGCCCTGATTACAATATTATTGAGTTAGTCTGGCACTCATGTAAAGAATATATTGCTCATCGCTTATTTAAATCAGTAGATGAATTAAAATCACTGCTAGATAAGCTTTTGAATCAAGGCGAGTTAGTGATTAAGTGGCATCGCCAAATCAAAAACAAAGGCAATCTCAGCTATATTGCAGCTTGA
- a CDS encoding MAPEG family protein, with translation MPVLIPISTFFIGCHGLLALGLSYRVAMERTRTRIWHGASLSEVASQPNYLASPNAWAEFVEKITQQFILTKNIDDGGLQRTIRAHGNFTEYVPQSLIFLIALESMQAFNGLLWMLGTLLMLARISHAWGLIHTYGPSPGRAIGFFGTWLVYLVGSLACLYYSVQ, from the coding sequence ATGCCTGTTCTAATTCCGATTTCAACCTTTTTTATCGGCTGTCATGGGCTGCTTGCTCTAGGTTTGTCCTATCGAGTGGCAATGGAACGCACCCGGACTCGAATTTGGCATGGTGCATCTCTATCTGAAGTTGCCTCACAGCCCAATTACCTAGCTTCACCGAATGCTTGGGCAGAGTTTGTAGAAAAAATAACACAACAGTTTATTTTAACGAAAAACATAGACGATGGGGGATTGCAGCGTACTATCCGAGCGCATGGTAACTTTACAGAATACGTACCTCAAAGCCTCATATTCTTAATTGCCTTAGAGTCGATGCAGGCTTTTAACGGACTGTTGTGGATGCTAGGTACTCTATTAATGCTAGCTCGGATTAGCCATGCCTGGGGGTTAATACACACCTATGGCCCATCACCGGGTAGGGCGATCGGTTTTTTTGGAACTTGGCTAGTTTATCTCGTCGGTAGTCTGGCTTGTCTTTACTACAGCGTGCAGTAA
- a CDS encoding DUF4336 domain-containing protein yields the protein MLKAIDTDLWVAEQPLKYFGLEVGTRMTVIRLTSGKLMVISPIEMDETTINELNQLGEVTYIVVPNLYHHLFVANFKLCYPRAKLWTVSGLERKRPDLQTNQIISNHSIHAIDGVEYLLVQAFNTLCTSGCSPLNECVFFHVKSRTLIVTDTVFHFDDQCSPSIRLMAKLLGAYNQLRPSLLEKFATLDKVKVKVKRSIQQLLTWNFERVIMAHGSIIEQDGKPQFKTGYEWFFKMPL from the coding sequence ATGCTTAAAGCAATTGATACCGACCTTTGGGTTGCTGAACAGCCTCTAAAATATTTTGGCTTGGAAGTAGGGACGAGGATGACCGTGATTCGCCTGACCAGTGGTAAATTAATGGTGATTTCACCTATTGAAATGGATGAAACCACTATCAATGAGCTAAATCAATTAGGTGAAGTAACTTACATTGTCGTCCCCAACTTATACCATCATCTATTTGTTGCTAATTTCAAGTTGTGCTACCCCCGTGCCAAACTATGGACAGTATCTGGTCTAGAGCGCAAACGACCGGATTTGCAAACCAACCAGATTATTAGCAATCACAGCATTCACGCGATTGATGGAGTTGAATATTTATTAGTACAAGCATTCAACACATTGTGTACTAGTGGATGCTCACCACTCAATGAATGTGTCTTTTTTCATGTCAAAAGCCGAACTTTGATTGTAACTGATACAGTTTTTCATTTTGACGATCAATGTTCACCAAGTATAAGGTTAATGGCAAAACTTTTAGGTGCTTACAACCAACTCCGTCCATCGTTATTAGAAAAATTTGCAACTCTAGATAAAGTCAAAGTCAAAGTCAAACGGTCAATTCAACAGCTTCTTACTTGGAATTTTGAACGAGTAATCATGGCGCATGGAAGCATAATTGAACAAGATGGTAAACCTCAGTTTAAAACAGGGTATGAGTGGTTTTTTAAAATGCCTTTATAA
- a CDS encoding FAD/NAD(P)-binding protein: MRINRLTCEPSTRIGIIGAGCAGLTAAEELHDLGYKNITIIDAKNRVGGKTYSIRYADPSLEARGIYEGGTVWILPSPLYKKYRKRYGISPSLHVMPRVQIFDLATGKVTSPFLVESKHSLFSRLWQLRKFFQELDKYTRYSDPGYINPAYRGMNESSPQ, from the coding sequence ATGCGAATTAATCGTTTAACCTGTGAACCTTCAACCCGTATTGGTATAATTGGTGCTGGATGCGCTGGTTTAACGGCTGCCGAAGAATTACATGATCTTGGATACAAAAATATCACCATCATTGATGCCAAAAATCGTGTAGGTGGGAAAACATATTCAATTAGATACGCAGACCCAAGTCTTGAAGCCCGTGGTATTTACGAGGGTGGAACTGTTTGGATCTTACCTAGCCCCTTGTACAAAAAATATAGAAAAAGGTATGGGATTTCTCCATCGCTTCATGTGATGCCACGGGTGCAAATATTTGACTTAGCTACTGGCAAAGTTACTAGCCCATTTTTAGTGGAGTCAAAACATTCTTTATTCAGCCGGCTCTGGCAGTTGAGGAAATTTTTCCAAGAATTAGACAAGTATACTCGGTATTCAGATCCAGGCTATATCAATCCTGCTTACCGAGGTATGAATGAATCCTCACCTCAATAG
- a CDS encoding class I SAM-dependent methyltransferase, with protein sequence MTYKQEIINFYNARTNYDNDVTLNRAIALFDYVTPSPGQSVLDVATGTGNIAITSAQKVGPSGYVIGIDIATELLKIAQQKIQAQNLSNVELIEVDAQAYQPEPDKFDVIYCSYAIVLFPNILKILENWYRCLKFGGFIAFTCSSENSYLALLIVEACAKNGIALPNLHEPLGTPERIQHLLTQAKFDQIEIHPRQMGTYLSLEKAQGKWNGQFWLHIDNPLRELTPPKICQIKASYDEEIAALETEQGVWHEELIYYVVARKT encoded by the coding sequence ATGACATATAAGCAGGAAATTATCAATTTTTACAATGCCAGAACCAATTATGATAACGATGTCACCCTCAATCGTGCAATTGCACTTTTTGACTATGTAACTCCAAGCCCTGGGCAATCTGTCTTAGATGTAGCGACAGGAACAGGAAATATTGCAATCACATCTGCTCAAAAAGTAGGTCCAAGTGGTTATGTAATTGGAATTGATATCGCAACAGAACTACTCAAGATTGCTCAACAGAAAATTCAAGCCCAAAACTTATCTAATGTTGAGCTAATTGAAGTCGATGCCCAAGCATATCAGCCTGAGCCAGATAAGTTTGACGTGATCTATTGTTCTTACGCGATTGTGCTTTTCCCCAACATTCTTAAGATTCTCGAAAATTGGTATCGTTGTCTCAAGTTCGGCGGATTCATTGCATTCACCTGCTCGTCTGAAAATTCATATTTAGCATTATTGATTGTAGAAGCTTGTGCAAAAAATGGAATTGCACTTCCAAATCTGCATGAACCATTGGGAACACCAGAGCGAATTCAACACCTATTAACTCAAGCCAAGTTTGACCAAATTGAAATTCATCCTCGACAGATGGGGACTTACCTGAGCTTAGAAAAAGCACAAGGTAAATGGAATGGGCAATTCTGGCTACATATCGATAATCCGTTACGGGAATTAACACCCCCAAAAATTTGCCAGATCAAAGCCAGTTATGATGAAGAGATCGCTGCACTAGAAACTGAGCAAGGTGTATGGCATGAGGAGTTAATTTACTATGTTGTTGCTCGTAAAACATAG
- a CDS encoding site-specific integrase: MKLGVTLATVTTEFLERPGLAPSTRETYELTLGLLLQKYGSWSIEIISKQTLVEYLDNLSHLKYTTHHKHQAILQSLLNFAVEQGYIKSNPIRGLKQRLPEREKGEHKSDDTIRYLTQSQLNILYAAVKDDLRLSAIVHLLHRTGCRIGELLALNIDSVDINNQKFQVLGKGNKQRWCYYSDDAALALAKYLKYSRHQNTNALLTAQHPVTLKVSRISYHTLHDYWQEITNKYPQLQGVRIRDLRHTFATERVGLISIEELCSLMGHESIQTTLRYAKVTSQKSESAARHALNILINSAPDADL; encoded by the coding sequence GTGAAATTGGGTGTAACTTTAGCCACTGTCACGACCGAATTTTTAGAGCGTCCTGGTCTAGCACCCAGTACTAGAGAAACCTATGAACTTACCCTCGGACTGTTACTGCAAAAGTATGGAAGTTGGTCAATAGAAATTATCAGTAAGCAAACATTAGTTGAGTATCTAGATAATCTCAGTCATTTAAAATACACAACACACCACAAGCATCAAGCAATACTACAAAGTTTGCTGAACTTTGCAGTAGAGCAAGGGTATATAAAATCCAACCCCATCAGGGGACTAAAACAACGTCTACCTGAAAGAGAGAAAGGCGAACATAAAAGCGACGATACAATAAGATATCTAACACAATCACAACTAAATATACTATATGCTGCCGTAAAAGATGACTTACGTCTTAGTGCAATAGTTCATTTACTGCATCGCACAGGATGCAGAATAGGAGAGCTTTTAGCTCTAAATATAGATTCTGTAGATATTAATAATCAGAAATTTCAAGTATTGGGTAAAGGTAACAAACAACGTTGGTGCTATTACAGCGATGATGCAGCTTTAGCACTTGCTAAATACTTAAAATACTCACGGCATCAAAATACGAATGCTTTGTTGACAGCGCAACACCCAGTTACTCTAAAAGTAAGTAGAATCAGCTACCATACATTGCATGATTATTGGCAGGAGATAACTAACAAGTATCCGCAGCTTCAAGGCGTTCGCATTCGCGATTTACGACATACATTTGCTACAGAACGAGTGGGATTAATCAGTATTGAGGAATTATGCTCGTTAATGGGACATGAAAGCATTCAGACAACTTTACGTTACGCTAAAGTCACCTCACAGAAATCAGAATCAGCCGCACGTCATGCCTTGAATATACTGATTAATTCCGCTCCAGATGCTGACCTTTAA
- a CDS encoding zinc ribbon domain-containing protein, with protein sequence MDTFTTPHPSESLASYVSRVRKKLNLTQLELADAAGIHGRSVEKIERGLTAKINRKTVQGLALALGVPQEYLDAVIKGEEVSQVRGVKFCPQCWNPGAAVDPMWGHVKAKFCYLCGTPIRANCANCGELVLSLRHRFCPICGCAYKTSVKTAYTKS encoded by the coding sequence ATGGATACTTTTACAACTCCTCACCCATCTGAATCCCTTGCCAGTTACGTTTCACGGGTCAGGAAGAAACTCAATTTGACTCAGTTGGAGTTGGCGGATGCTGCTGGTATACACGGACGCTCTGTGGAGAAGATTGAGCGGGGGCTGACAGCCAAAATTAATCGTAAGACAGTTCAAGGTTTAGCTCTAGCACTTGGCGTACCTCAAGAATATTTGGATGCTGTGATCAAGGGCGAGGAAGTCTCTCAGGTTAGAGGGGTTAAGTTTTGTCCTCAATGTTGGAATCCTGGCGCTGCGGTTGACCCTATGTGGGGTCATGTCAAAGCCAAGTTTTGTTATCTCTGCGGTACACCAATTCGAGCTAACTGCGCGAATTGCGGTGAATTGGTGTTGTCTTTGAGACACAGATTTTGTCCAATCTGTGGCTGTGCTTATAAAACGTCCGTCAAAACAGCTTATACCAAATCATGA
- a CDS encoding glutathionylspermidine synthase family protein, protein MATFIVETFKINGIVAKHFGKVDPNINAEAVLQIGLNQYIEESAKYLNKSPEDCNIIFAALSEALEDIGTVEYLMSLCHYKSAFCPIESIAMDEDGCYDHRGEAVDIIYRIYPTEWMVEDKDPKFGVSLWDYFEPLVYSRKLALINPVSAFVMQNKALMALITELGFDFFSQNNLAGFEHFLPTFMEQDKINPPLVSKPTWGREGREVKVIKSNQEIACNPDPEYAYFAKVYQKYADLPIIKVEGEEYRLQLSCFLINGVAEGVAARIGKDVINNNSKFLPIGF, encoded by the coding sequence GTGGCGACTTTTATAGTCGAAACATTCAAAATAAATGGGATAGTCGCTAAACATTTTGGGAAAGTAGACCCGAATATTAACGCTGAAGCCGTTCTTCAAATAGGGCTTAATCAATATATTGAAGAATCTGCCAAATATCTCAATAAATCTCCTGAAGACTGCAATATTATCTTTGCAGCCCTATCGGAAGCTCTCGAAGATATTGGTACTGTTGAATATTTAATGTCTTTGTGCCATTATAAATCTGCTTTTTGTCCAATCGAAAGTATTGCAATGGATGAGGATGGCTGCTACGACCATAGAGGTGAAGCAGTCGATATAATCTACCGCATATATCCAACAGAATGGATGGTAGAAGATAAAGACCCCAAATTTGGAGTAAGTCTCTGGGATTATTTTGAACCATTAGTCTATTCAAGGAAGCTAGCTTTAATTAATCCTGTCAGTGCTTTTGTAATGCAAAATAAAGCGTTAATGGCTTTAATTACAGAATTAGGATTTGATTTTTTTAGTCAGAATAATTTGGCAGGATTTGAACATTTTTTACCTACATTTATGGAACAAGATAAAATCAATCCTCCCTTAGTGTCAAAACCCACCTGGGGGAGAGAAGGGAGAGAAGTTAAAGTTATTAAAAGTAATCAAGAAATAGCTTGTAACCCAGACCCTGAGTACGCTTATTTTGCTAAAGTTTACCAAAAATATGCTGATTTACCAATTATCAAAGTAGAAGGAGAAGAGTATAGATTGCAGTTATCTTGCTTTTTGATCAATGGCGTTGCTGAAGGAGTGGCAGCAAGAATTGGTAAAGATGTGATTAATAATAACTCGAAATTTCTGCCAATTGGGTTTTAG
- a CDS encoding tryptophan-rich sensory protein, with protein MQQSTKGNYRDLWRQLVTLAAIFGAFVINVVSNIFPLNGLSIGEISNTLFKNVLIIPANYAFAIWGLIYLGLFAFGVYQALPDQQDDPDLRKTGYLLVIACVAQSIWVYLFLSRLFALSVIAMLLILLPLIAVYVQLEIGNKRVPRLKKWCIQFPISIYLGWISVATIVNVACALYFHGWNGWGISAVIWTLIMLLIATAVAAFIVIQRRDIAYTGVILWALVAIALKHFDNSMLRNAALVLAIVLVLTATINSLRPQQEHI; from the coding sequence ATGCAGCAGTCCACAAAAGGCAATTACCGGGATCTTTGGCGGCAGCTTGTTACTTTGGCTGCAATCTTTGGTGCTTTCGTTATCAACGTAGTATCGAACATTTTTCCGCTCAATGGACTCAGCATAGGGGAAATTTCCAATACTTTGTTTAAAAATGTCCTGATTATCCCTGCTAATTACGCCTTTGCTATTTGGGGGCTGATTTACCTTGGGTTGTTTGCTTTTGGGGTATACCAAGCTCTACCTGACCAACAAGATGACCCTGATTTACGTAAGACAGGTTATCTGTTGGTGATTGCCTGTGTTGCTCAAAGTATCTGGGTTTATCTGTTTTTGTCTCGGCTGTTTGCTCTTTCTGTAATTGCAATGCTTTTGATTCTGTTACCCCTGATTGCTGTCTATGTGCAGTTAGAAATTGGCAATAAGCGTGTACCTCGGCTCAAGAAATGGTGTATTCAGTTTCCGATTAGCATTTATCTAGGCTGGATTAGCGTGGCAACCATTGTCAACGTAGCGTGTGCCTTGTATTTTCACGGGTGGAATGGTTGGGGGATTTCTGCTGTAATCTGGACTCTCATAATGTTATTGATAGCAACAGCAGTTGCAGCATTTATTGTCATCCAGCGTCGAGACATCGCTTATACAGGAGTAATACTCTGGGCATTGGTAGCGATCGCACTCAAACACTTTGATAACTCAATGCTCAGAAATGCTGCGTTGGTTTTGGCAATTGTCCTAGTTTTGACCGCTACGATTAACAGCTTACGCCCCCAACAAGAACATATTTAA